One window from the genome of Paramisgurnus dabryanus chromosome 24, PD_genome_1.1, whole genome shotgun sequence encodes:
- the LOC135741058 gene encoding uncharacterized protein — MLMLGKEELEKMTDPQPCRIKDEDTEEQIDMMEVKEESQAEVDEKHQIVKINHNVSQKETLKTEDIKCENSFSEDERPADHKRTRSEKKPFTCQQCGKSFRDKSKLETHVRSHIKEKPHACHECERSFISASYLKIHMRSHTGEKPYVCQQCGKSFRTKRYLNEHVRIHTGEKPHLCHHCGKRFTTASELRKHSRVHTGEKPHMCHHCEKSFTTKGNLKTHMTLHTGEKLFTCHLCGKSFRMKRDLNRHVRIHTGENPFTCHHCGKGFTMKCDLNRHVIIHTGEKPYLCQHCGKSFRTKPNLNLHMRIHTGQKPHVCHHCEKSFTTKGNLKTHMTLHTGEKPFTCHLCGKSFTMKYDLNRHVRIHTGEKPYVCQPCGKSFRTKSNLNVHLRTHTEEKPFTCHECKKTFKTKATLNKHMRIHTR; from the exons ATGTTGATGCTGGGGAAAGAGGAGCTTGAGAAGATGACAGATCCACAACCATGCAGAATAAAGGATGAAGATACTGAGGAACAAATAG ATATGATGGAAGTGAAAGAGGAGAGTCAAGCTGAAGTGGATGAGAAACATCAGATTGTAAAAATTAACCATAATGTTTCACAGAAAGAAACTCTGAAGACAGAAGACATAAAGTGTGAAAATAGTTTCAGTGAAGATGAACGCCCTGCAGATCACAAGAGGACTCGCAGTGAGAAGAAACCTTTcacatgtcaacagtgtggaaagagtttcagagaTAAAAGTAAACTTGAGACTCATGTGAGAAGTCACATTAAAGAAAAGCCACACGCGTGCCATGAGTGTGAAAGGAGTTTTATATCTGCAAGTTACCTTAAGATACACATGAGgtctcacactggagagaaaccttatgtatgtcaacagtgtggaaagagtttcagaacAAAACGGTACCTTAACGAACAtgtgagaattcacactggagagaaaccacatCTCTGTCATCACTGTGGAAAGCGTTTTACAACTGCAAGTGAACTTAGGAAACATTCAAGAgttcacaccggagagaaaccaCACATGTGCCATCActgtgaaaagagttttacaacTAAAGGTAATCTTAAGACACACATGACACTTCACACCGGAGAAAAACTGTTCACGTGTCATttgtgtggaaagagttttagaaTGAAACGTGACCTTAATAGACAtgtgagaattcacactggagagaaccCATTCACTTGTCATCACTGTGGAAAGGGTTTTACGATGAAATGTGACCTTAATAGACACGTGataattcacactggagagaaaccgtaCTTGTGTCAAcactgtggaaagagtttcagaacAAAACCAAACCTTAACCTACACATGAGGATTCACACCGGACAGAAACCACATGTGTGCCATCActgtgaaaagagttttacaacTAAAGGTAATCTTAAGACACACATGAcacttcacactggagaaaaaccgtTCACATGTCATttgtgtggaaagagttttacaatGAAATATGACCTTAATAGACAtgtgagaattcacactggagagaaaccatacGTGTGTCAACcctgtggaaagagtttcaggaCAAAATCTAACCTTAATGTACATTTGAGAACTCACACTGAAGAGAAACCCTTCACATGCCATGAGTGTAAAAAGACTTTCAAAACAAAAGCTACACTTAACAAACACATGAGAATCCACACTCGATAG